A genomic region of Gemmata massiliana contains the following coding sequences:
- the cysT gene encoding sulfate ABC transporter permease subunit CysT, giving the protein MAQANPRILPGYRLSISFTLVYLSVLVIIPLGACVVTATQLSWEQFRAAVWTERARAAYALTFGASLAAALISAVLGLLIAWVLVRYEFPGRRIFDALVDLPFALPTAVAGLVFSNLYVANGWLGQFLVPLGIEGSYSRLAVVLVLTFIGFPFVVRTLQPVLGALDAEAEEAAALLGASRWQTFRRVTFPALLPGLLTGFALAFARGLGEYGSVVFVSGNMPLKTEIAAFLIVSRLEEGRPNSYREATAIATVLLAASFLMLVFINRLEARSRKWSG; this is encoded by the coding sequence ATGGCACAGGCTAACCCGCGAATTTTGCCCGGTTACCGGTTGAGCATCAGCTTCACGCTCGTGTACTTGAGTGTGCTGGTGATCATACCGTTGGGCGCGTGCGTCGTGACCGCGACGCAACTCAGTTGGGAGCAGTTCCGCGCTGCGGTGTGGACTGAGCGCGCACGAGCCGCTTACGCACTGACGTTCGGCGCCTCACTTGCCGCTGCCCTGATTAGTGCCGTGCTCGGGTTGCTCATTGCTTGGGTGCTTGTGCGGTACGAATTCCCCGGGCGGCGCATTTTCGACGCGCTCGTCGACCTGCCGTTCGCGCTTCCCACGGCGGTCGCGGGGTTGGTGTTCTCGAACCTCTATGTCGCGAACGGGTGGCTCGGGCAGTTCCTCGTGCCGCTCGGCATCGAAGGCTCCTACTCGCGTCTTGCCGTCGTACTGGTACTGACTTTCATCGGGTTCCCGTTCGTTGTGCGGACACTTCAGCCTGTGCTGGGCGCGCTCGATGCGGAAGCGGAAGAAGCCGCGGCGCTACTTGGTGCGAGCCGGTGGCAAACGTTCCGCAGGGTCACGTTCCCCGCGCTATTGCCCGGTCTACTCACCGGGTTCGCGCTGGCGTTCGCGCGCGGATTGGGCGAGTACGGGAGTGTGGTTTTTGTGTCGGGCAACATGCCGCTCAAAACCGAGATTGCTGCGTTCCTGATCGTCAGCCGGCTCGAAGAGGGGCGCCCGAATTCGTACCGCGAAGCGACCGCGATCGCGACCGTACTCTTGGCCGCGTCGTTCCTGATGCTCGTGTTCATTAACCGCCTCGAAGCCCGTTCGCGGAAATGGAGCGGGTGA
- the cysW gene encoding sulfate ABC transporter permease subunit CysW, which yields MTPTETARRAARRTDPLWVRIALTSLALLALTVLVVIPVLGVFAEAFADGVGAYWTNLTADADTRHSVLLTLTVAPLAVLCNLIFGIAAAWAITRFKFPGRTLLVTLIDVPFSVSPVVVGLMFVILFAAWGVLGPWLDANGFRVLGTVPALVLVTTFVTLPFVARELIPVMEAIGPDEELAALSLGANGRQIFWRITLPNIKWGLLYGVILCNARAMGEFGAVYVVSGRIAGETCTMPLQVEVLFQDFNSPAAFALASVLTMLAVVTLLLKVWVEGKKSSTAEGTGGAEIKNASEN from the coding sequence ATGACGCCCACAGAAACTGCTCGTCGTGCCGCCCGGCGCACCGACCCGCTCTGGGTTCGGATCGCGCTCACGTCGCTCGCGCTACTCGCGCTCACGGTGCTGGTGGTGATCCCTGTTTTGGGCGTGTTTGCGGAAGCATTCGCCGACGGTGTAGGCGCGTACTGGACCAACCTCACCGCCGACGCGGACACGCGCCATTCGGTGTTGTTGACGCTTACGGTCGCGCCGCTCGCGGTGCTATGCAATCTGATCTTTGGTATCGCAGCGGCGTGGGCGATTACGCGGTTCAAGTTCCCCGGGCGCACGCTGCTCGTCACGCTAATCGACGTGCCCTTCAGTGTGTCGCCGGTGGTCGTCGGGCTGATGTTCGTGATCCTGTTCGCAGCTTGGGGTGTGCTTGGTCCGTGGCTGGATGCGAACGGGTTTCGGGTATTGGGTACCGTGCCTGCGCTGGTGCTCGTGACCACGTTCGTCACGCTCCCGTTCGTTGCACGGGAACTGATCCCCGTAATGGAAGCGATTGGCCCAGACGAGGAACTAGCCGCATTGAGTCTGGGGGCGAATGGGCGGCAGATCTTCTGGCGCATCACGTTGCCGAACATCAAGTGGGGGCTGCTTTACGGCGTCATCCTCTGCAACGCCCGTGCGATGGGCGAGTTCGGGGCGGTGTACGTCGTTTCGGGCCGGATCGCGGGCGAAACTTGCACAATGCCGCTTCAAGTTGAGGTGCTGTTTCAGGACTTCAACAGCCCGGCCGCGTTCGCGCTCGCGTCCGTGCTCACGATGCTCGCGGTCGTCACGCTGCTGTTGAAGGTCTGGGTCGAAGGGAAAAAGAGTTCCACCGCAGAGGGCACAGGGGGCGCAGAGATAAAGAACGCGAGCGAGAACTAA